The following are from one region of the Brassica rapa cultivar Chiifu-401-42 unplaced genomic scaffold, CAAS_Brap_v3.01 Scaffold0013, whole genome shotgun sequence genome:
- the LOC117129535 gene encoding uncharacterized protein LOC117129535, which translates to MVRSLHLNTLVGHNELLGLEAVDQADLLTRIQQAQSLDENLQKVALNDKTEYHITSNGTILVNVRVSVPNSKELKEEIMSQAHKSMFSVHPGLNNMYKDLKRYYHWVRMKTDVAEWVARCPTCQLVKAKHQDIILPEIPTDLDKNLTLETRPVRIVDRTEKTRRKKTIPMIKVVWEYNGKHVITWETEATMKAEYP; encoded by the exons ATGGTTCGGTCACTACATCTAAATACCTTGGTTGGACATAATGAGCTATTGGGATTAGAGGCAGTGGATCAGGCCGATCTACTTACCAGGATTCAGCAGGCCCAGAGTTTGGATGAGAACTTGCAGAAAGTGGCTCTTAACGACAAGACGGAGTATCACATCACAAGCAACGGAACAATCTTGGTGAATGTCCGAGTAAGCGTTCCAAACAGCAAGGAgcttaaagaagagattatgagtcagGCGCATAAGTCAATGTTCTCAGTCCACCCCGGGCTGAATAATATGTATAAGGATTTAAAAAGGTACTATCACTGGGTAAGGATGAAAACAGATGTGGCCGAGTGGGTGGCGAGGTGTCCTACTTGCCAGCTTGTGAAGGCCAAACATCAA gacataaTACTACCCGAGATCCCCACGGATTTGGATAAGAATCTGACTCTAGAGACGAGGCCGGTCCGCATAGTGGACCGAACAGAAAAGACAAGAAGGAAGAAGACCATTCCCATGATCAAGGTCGTGTGGGAATACAATGGAAAGCatgtaatcacttgggaaacagaggcaACGATGAAGGCCGAGTATCCTTAG